In Zea mays cultivar B73 chromosome 7, Zm-B73-REFERENCE-NAM-5.0, whole genome shotgun sequence, the following proteins share a genomic window:
- the LOC100216834 gene encoding Proteasome subunit beta type-7-A, protein MTCSMDLPAKGGFSFDLCRRNSMLEKNGLKLPGFRKTGTTIVGLVFQDGVVLGADTRATEGPIVADKNCEKIHFMAPNIYCCGAGTAADTEAVTDMVSSQLQLHRYATGRESRVVTALTLLKSHLFRYQGHVSAALVLGGVDCTGPHLHTVYPHGSTDTLPFATMGSGSLAAMSVFESKYKEGLTREEGIQLVSEAICAGIFNDLGSGSNVDVCVITKGKTEYLRNHQLPNPRTYVSSKGYSFTKGQTEVLSAKITHLKQKVEVTEGGDAMEE, encoded by the exons ATGACGTGCTCAATGGATCTCCCGGCCAAGGGCGGGTTCAGCTTCGACCTGTGCCGCCGCAACAGTATGCTGGAGAAGAACGGGCTCAAACTCCCGGGATTCAGGAAGACCGGAACAACCATCGTCGGCCTCGTCTTTCAG GATGGGGTTGTTCTTGGGGCAGACACAAGAGCAACTGAGGGGCCTATAGTTGCTGATAAGAATTGTGAGAAGATCCACTTTATGGCGCCAAACATTTATTGTTGTGGAGCAGGAACTGCTGCTGACACTGAGGCTGTTACAG ACATGGTCAGCTCGCAGCTACAGCTGCACCGTTACGCAACGGGTCGCGAATCTAGAGTCGTAACTGCTCTTACACTGCTGAAGTCACATCTCTTTAG GTATCAAGGCCATGTCAGTGCTGCCCTTGTTCTTGGTGGAGTGGATTGTACTGGACCGCATCTTCACACT GTTTATCCACACGGCTCCACTGATACTCTTCCTTTTGCCACGATGGGTTCTGGATCCCTTGCTGCAATGTCAGTGTTTGAATCGAAGTATAAAGAGGGCCTCACT AGGGAAGAGGGAATACAACTGGTGTCAGAAGCAATATGTGCAGGTATCTTCAATGACTTGGGTAGTGGAAGCAATGTGGATGTCTGCGTGATAACCAAG GGGAAGACAGAATACTTGAGAAACCACCAGTTGCCGAATCCCAGAACTTATGTTAGTTCAAAGGGATATAGCTTCACCAAGGGGCAGACTG AGGTGTTGTCCGCAAAGATCACACATCTCAAGCAGAAGGTTGAGGTCACTGAGGGCGGTGATGCTATGGAGGAGTGA